In the uncultured Methanobacterium sp. genome, one interval contains:
- a CDS encoding molybdopterin-dependent oxidoreductase yields the protein MIKQYIALGAIVIIMLLAIVISLDLLPPSTIPLDSVEVTNYQGQQLSSVNDFRENSIKGPQYVNVTSYHLEVDGLVANPKNYTYDQVKNFQSYQKVVKLDCVEGWSVNILWQGVLVKDILNDVKPLPTANTVIFYAIDGYSTSFPLEYLQNNQILMAYKMNNATLPPQRGFPFQLVAESKWGYKWIKWINRIELSDNPNYQGYWESRGYSTSGNLNESFLK from the coding sequence ATGATAAAACAATACATTGCCCTGGGTGCAATCGTTATTATCATGTTACTGGCCATTGTAATTAGTCTAGACTTATTACCGCCCAGTACAATACCCCTTGATTCGGTGGAAGTTACAAACTATCAGGGACAGCAACTATCATCGGTTAACGACTTCCGTGAAAACTCCATTAAAGGACCCCAGTACGTGAATGTCACCAGCTATCATCTAGAAGTAGATGGACTGGTGGCCAATCCTAAAAATTACACCTATGACCAGGTTAAGAATTTTCAGAGTTACCAGAAAGTGGTTAAACTGGACTGTGTGGAAGGATGGAGTGTGAATATACTCTGGCAGGGAGTACTGGTAAAGGATATTCTTAATGATGTGAAACCATTACCCACGGCCAACACCGTTATTTTTTATGCAATTGATGGTTATTCCACCTCTTTTCCACTGGAATACCTCCAGAATAACCAGATATTAATGGCCTATAAGATGAACAATGCCACTTTACCTCCACAGAGAGGATTCCCATTTCAGCTGGTGGCAGAAAGCAAATGGGGATATAAATGGATAAAATGGATTAACCGGATTGAATTATCTGATAATCCTAATTACCAGGGTTATTGGGAAAGCAGAGGTTATTCCACAAGCGGTAACCTCAATGAAAGCTTTTTAAAATGA
- a CDS encoding metallophosphoesterase, producing the protein MGYNNIFDARILDLALEVEDHLIISDLHLGYEEALNYQGIMIPKFQYPKIIKRMEKIHSQSNCTNIIINGDLKHEFGKINRQEWEETLKFIDYLKERFLKIILIKGNHDPLTPIIAQKTGLDVYPHYSTGNFLVMHGDKIPLKWDQITEKNIIIGHEHPSVGIRSGERMEKVKCFLAGDFRDKKMIVMPSFNFITEGSDVLHERPLSPFLKEVKHEDLEVFGVENFETFYFGKISHLLKVQQEPYPYDSHFIEF; encoded by the coding sequence ATGGGTTATAATAATATTTTTGATGCCAGGATTCTGGATCTGGCCCTGGAAGTTGAGGATCACCTTATAATATCCGATCTTCACCTGGGATATGAAGAAGCACTGAACTACCAGGGTATAATGATACCCAAATTCCAGTACCCCAAGATCATTAAGAGAATGGAAAAAATCCATTCCCAAAGCAATTGTACCAATATTATCATTAACGGTGACCTCAAGCACGAATTCGGCAAGATAAATCGCCAGGAGTGGGAAGAAACCCTGAAATTCATTGATTACCTTAAGGAGCGTTTCCTAAAAATCATCCTGATCAAGGGTAACCACGATCCCCTGACACCCATAATCGCCCAGAAAACAGGACTAGACGTGTACCCCCATTATTCCACTGGTAATTTCCTAGTGATGCATGGGGATAAGATTCCTCTAAAATGGGATCAAATCACCGAAAAAAACATTATAATTGGACATGAACACCCTTCAGTTGGTATTAGAAGTGGTGAAAGAATGGAGAAGGTTAAATGTTTCCTGGCCGGAGACTTTCGGGATAAAAAAATGATCGTAATGCCTTCCTTTAACTTCATCACCGAAGGTTCCGATGTTCTCCATGAAAGACCGCTCTCACCATTTTTAAAAGAAGTCAAACATGAAGATCTGGAGGTTTTTGGAGTTGAAAACTTTGAAACCTTCTATTTTGGTAAAATAAGTCATCTTTTAAAGGTTCAACAGGAACCATACCCATATGATTCTCATTTTATAGAATTTTAA